Genomic DNA from Hordeum vulgare subsp. vulgare chromosome 2H, MorexV3_pseudomolecules_assembly, whole genome shotgun sequence:
CGCTAGCAGCATCAGATCCATCCAAGATTACATGTTCCTCATCCTCATTCAACCACTCCATCATTGGATTAGCCTCATCAAACATGGTTGTATTCATCATCATTGCACATGGATCAACCTCCTTATATTTATCATTCTCTCTCACCCGGTCCTTGTCTTCTTCAGCACGTATCttcaaaggtgtgaaaacaaaatCAGTAAATAACAGCAACGTAAACAACAATGTTTTCTAAGAAAATGGAGGATCATGGTCTCAACACACAAGAGAATTTTATACCTTCAAGTTGTGGCGAACGGATACAAACTTGTGCAGCTTGCCATATAATAGACGATTCCTTTGTTTCGTGTGGACCAAGGCCCAAGCGCTCCAGTTCCTTTCACATCCACTTGACGACACACATTGGGAAACAATTCTCAAGGCATACTTCTGCAGATTGGGAACGTCCCCTCCAAACTGAAACCACCACTCGGCTACCACCAAAAAACAATGAGATTAACGAGTTGCAAATTGGAGGAAAGTGCGACTAAGGATCTGCAAGCATTGTAACTTACTTGGTGACATTTTTTCTGCTGAAATGTGTGCGACCCATTGACCAAACCTTCCACGACATTCCCTAAAAGCGCTGATTTCATAAATGGCCAAAGCAGCACTATCAGGGTCAGCTATCTTCTCTATCGCAACTGTTAGTGCAGAAGCGAATTCCGGAATATTGCTCAGATTGACCACATAATGTGTGTTTGGATCAAGGACAGCAGCTGCATAAGAAAATAACAGAGGTTATAAACCATGAGAAAAAAGCAAGGTAAACATTTATTTTAGTAGTTTATCACTACCTGCAACCATTAGAGTATCCTTTTCCATGGCCTCAATCCTATTGGACACCTTGCTCATGACTCTACGAAGCATTTCTGACCCACCACCAAGACGAGATTCCAAAGTTTGTACAGCTGTCATCATGCTCTTCTTGAAGCCAGACAAGGTGCATTGCTTTTGAGTATCAGCGTACCTAAGGGCTTTATAAAGTGGCTCTAACAGATTAAGAACCCACTCCAAGGCAGCCCACCACATATTACTAGATAGTAATGCCTCGGAAAACACATAATCAGCATCCTTCCTCCAAATACTTTTCTTCCAATCATCAGATACCATCCATTTCCTAAATTGATCCTTCTTTTCATGATAACTCTCAAGGAACATGAACACCGTACCAAACCGAGTGGCATTGGGTTTTATCAGTTCACCGCCAACATTCTTTTTCATGCTATCATGCAGGTTATTGTGATTATGAAAAAACCTACAGATTTGCTTGGCACTTTTAACTATCACATCAACTTCCGGAAACTTAGCAATATCTTTAAGCATGAGGTTGATTGTATGGGCAGCACATGGTTGCCAAACAATATGGTTGTACTCCGGTTGTTCTACAAGAGTTTTACAAGCTTTTTTATAATTTGAACCATTGTCGGTTATAATTTGAACCACATTCTCATGTCCTATCTCATCAACAACAACCTTTTTAATCTGTCTATAGATAAATTCTGCAAAATTTTACCACAAAAGTATAAGTAACCATATTTAACAAGTAAAGAACGTATAAACATAAGCAACAGTAATTAACAAgtacaaaaacagaaaaggaTGAGCAACCAAAATCAACAAGTAAAATTACAGAAAAGCACAAGTAGACATAATCAACAAGTAGAAAACAGAAAATCATAAGTAGACATAATTAACAAGAAAAAGAAAGCATAAGTAACTAGATTACCATAGTTAACAAGTGAAAAACACTATGCAAGAGAACGAAATAAACAATTTTCATTTCAATAGAAAACTAACCAGAATTTTGAGTTTGACCATAAGCATCAATGGATttatggaaaaacattttttcattGCAATACACCATGAAGTTGATAACACTCATGCCAGTCGGCCCAGTCCATGAGTCACACATCACGGTAACACCAAAGTTCTTCCAATCTTGTTTGAAAATCTTCAGCCACTCCACAGCTTCATCATAGTTCTTGTCCAGATATATCCCATCAATCTCCTTGGCAGTTGGGAGAGGAATTGGGCCAAGCTTTTGAGTGATCTTCATTGCTGCCCGAAAGTATGGACAGTCAGCTTTCAGACCAGCAATATCATTTGCGTGAAATTTTTTTGCCCAAGATTGGCCGAGTACATCTCTTGACTCAAGATCGAAAGAGGTGGTAATCTTGGGCTGCATTGATACTTTGTTGCTCGATAACTAGATACGCTGAATCAAGCCGGACCGCACCATTTGCTCAGCATCGAGCTATTTTTCTTGCCACAGTCGTCGCcatctcgccgtcgtcgtcgtctctTCGGTTTGCCCCGCACTCCCTAACCACGTCCACGAGCTCCGCGGTGAGCTTCTCCCCCGATTCCCCCTTTCCCCCTTCGATTTGTATGCCGTAGGCCGCCATCACCGTCGTGCCCGAACCCCCGCGTACGCGTACATGTAGCTGCTGCTCCTGTGCTGTTGCTGTACGCGCGCGCTCGCGCGTGGCCTCGCCACGGCTTGCTGCTGCTCGCCTCACTGCACCTGTTGCTCTGCTTGTTGCGAGATGCTGCCACCACGTGCTTCCCCAACACTCCTGCCGCCACTCGTGCCGTACGGTGCTGCTGGCTGCTTCTGCTATTGCGCTCCGGCTGCCGCTACTATCGCGCGCTCGACGTTACCCCGTCCGACCGTGACCCGTAGCGCCCTGACTGTGCCAAGTGTGCACACCCGCAGCCCCCATTGCGACATGCTGCTCCGCCTCCTACTTTACTGTGCTACCGCTGCTCCTTGCTACCTGCTGCTGCCGTTGTTTGTTGCTTGTCGCTGCTGCTCTGTCCTCCTGctggctgttgctactgctgcatgCAGGCTGCTGCTTCGTTGGCTGCTGCCTCCTGCTGCGCGATGTTGGGCCATTTTTTTTTGGCTTTTTTAAGATTATAGAATAAGCTGTCCTCtatccagcttattctagaagcccaatcaAAAATAGTTTTTTAGAAGCTTATTAGTCAAGTCTTAATTAATAGACTTCTCAATAAATAAATTTGATAGAACTTCTAAAATAAGGCCCTGTTTAGAACAacacagattatataatctattttgtcttcaaacatgacagattatggtatagattataaaaactagatcgacagattattaaaaactcataatctactttaCATCagttaaaatcagattatggattgctaatgaccaattacccttgtaaagttggagataattacattcctatcaCCGTCAccctcttttaaaaaaaaaaaaaagaggacggacaggtcattatgcaatgtataaCCTGAATTATAATTTATATAATCTGACATTCAAACATGCCTacgtagattatttttataaaccagattatataatctatcttcataatccaaattatcataatctattgtggttttaAACAATGCCTAAGCTGGGTAGAAGATAGTTTATTTCAACTTATTCTAGAAGCCAGTAAAAGAACTGACCCTAACACACATCTGCAGCTGTTGCTGCCTTTGGTGCTTCGCTGCTGCTTGCCACTGCTGCCGCTGCTCTGCTGCCGCTGCTCTGCTATGTTCTAGCTGTTGCTGTCCCTGCAGCTGCCACCAGCTCTCAAGCTCACCTCGGCCATGTCCATGGCCGTGTGCCTAGTGGCTGCTGTGCGTGTTATGCATAGCCAAGTGCACGTATGTGCCTCTCGCACATGTGGCCTGCCAATTAATTAGTGATAATatagtttagtttagtttagaTTATTGTTTAGTTGGCCTGATGTAtctatgacatgtgggccacTCCCTGTTAGTTAACTCAACTAAATTGACTTGATATCCTGAGTCAATGACACCTGGGTCCTACGAGCCACTATTCACTCGTTGACTAGTCAACGTTGCCTATTGAATGGGCAGTCAACATGCCCCACATGTCATCCTCTCTGCCTATATACCCATTGGGTACACTTAGCATTtccttttaaatttgaatttaaacaactctataaaatatttaaaaactttgaaaattcatataaaataaaccggaactcagatggaaatatttcaaacatGAAAGTTGCCCAGAAAAATCCTGCGAAtccggatacgctatccgttcatCTCTCATACCCCTCTAACACGATGAACATGGAAATTTGGTGTTAGGATCACGTGTCCGGTAGAAGCCTCACACCCGGGAAATATCACCAGATATTTCCCCGCTCTGTCGGTGACACATAGTATTGTGTTAGCTCATCCCTAGCACTGctttttgccatgtcatgcatcgtgttgcatactcatgacccacaaatatagggatcaatcatagttctttcgataagtaaaagtgtcgaacccaacgaggagcacaaggaaatgacaagtgattttcagtgaggtaatttctgcaagcactgaaatagcggaacAAGTTGTTTGACAGCAAGATAGTTGTAACAAGTAACTAGTAGCAAGAAtaacaataagtgcagcaaggtagccaatTCCTATTGTGGCAAAGGCAGAGCATTCTTGAGGGCATacgagaatttcatctagtcactttcaccatgATAGCTTAATTCATGTTCGATAgtttggtagtttgatatgtaggtggaccggtgcttaggtgctcttcttacttgaacaaacctcctacttatgattaactccatcgcaagcacccgcaactacgagaaaagtattaagataaATATGTAATCATaacattaaacttttggatccaaatcggtcccttacgaagtagtgtataaactagggtttaagcttttgtcactctagcaacccatcatctaataactaatcCACAATACATTccccccaaatatggtgaagtgtcatgtagtcgacattcacatgacaccactaagcgaATCACGACATACataccatcaaaatattgaacacatatcaagttcacatgattacctgcaacatgacttctcccgtggcctcaggaAACAAAACTAACAACTCACAAATGATAAACATGCTCAAAATCAAAGGAGTATTAATTTGCATAAAGGATATGAACATTttgtcttccaccaaataaaccatatagtaatcaactacaagatgtaatcaacactactagccctTCACAACCAACATTCTAAGGTTCCGgtgcaaagattgaacacaagtgatgaactagggtttgagaggagatggtatttttgaagatgttgatgaagattgtcctccccaagatgagagggttgatggtgatgacgatgacgatgacgatgatttccccctccgagagggaagttcccTCGGTGGAATCGCTCCGTAGGAGggtaaaagtgctcctgcccaagttccgcctcgagacggcagcgcttcgtcccgaaagtcctcctcTATATTTTTTTAGGTGAAAACCAAATATATACCAGAAGGGGGGGCATCGGAGGTGGGCCGGGCTGAGCACCACCAACTAGGGCGCACTTGAGGGGCCTGGTgtgccctggtgtcttgtgcttaccaggtggcccccctccgatagCTCTTTTCTGTAGTATTTTtggatatattccacaaaaatctccGTGAACTTTCAGCTCATTTGGACTTGTTCAGAATAGGTAACTTGACATAGCTTTTCCAGGTCCAAATTTCCAGCTTCCGGTATTCATCCCTTTTGTGCAAACCTTGATCGTTTGTCCTCAAACAAAAAACCGAAATGTAAATacatgtccacatgcttagagagagagagagagagagaggagtcgataaaaacaaaatatggacataGAAGCATCATGCATATTATCATAACAACAATAAACTTAATCATAACACTTCATAACAGAATTTTATCATATGACTTCTCATGAACAAGTAACGATTCATCACAATATCGAAgtagaagcataaactttattgaaaaccaacaaactatgttctcagtcaactttgcaattAGAATTCATGCTCTTTTCTGGATGGGTCTCATGTGGAAGCCTTTTGGCAAGTCCACATGCTCAAGCATCAAatcatcttctatgattgctaacactcaccacaTGCACATGAGCAAAAAAATTCAaccagacacatagaaagatacgggcttttagtttcgcctcccaatgcTGTCAACTTTGCAATTAGAATTCATGCTCTTTTCTGGATGGGTCTCATGTGGAAGCCTTTTGGCAAGTCCACATGCTCAAGCATCAAatcatcttctatgattgctaacactcaccacaTGCACATGAGCAAAAAAATTCAaccagacacatagaaagatacgggcttttagtttcgcctcccaatgtgtttacctcaagggtgatgtcaacaataataactcatggtcACCCATATTCAACTGGTAATatatgtgtaatgccccaagagtgtaacttgccttatgtgGAActatctgtatgtgggtccatctggtcattgatatgagagttatatgcatgtgttatttcatgtgatgcttcccttgtcatgttttcttttgcatgcatgcatccctatcattccatgtcttgtgtttgttgccttgtgaatccatgtgATGTAGGGTATGTGATGTGATGACAGGTGTTGCTAAGTGATATGTTGTTGAGTAGTGCATTTGAAAGTAGGGAGCACTACGTTGGTTGCTTCTAGGTTTCAaaactcttcctctttatttatcTCAAAGTCAATATTCACTTTGCCCATCCTTGATTCAAaagtgcccatgttttagtacgttttgtggtggatgtgatgataTGCATTTAGTGTTTTGAGGCtgtgttttagtggtgcaaataatcACAAAACATATCCATTAAttctattttgtaaatatttacatgctccaaaaatccctttttatttttattcaaataggtcataattccttatgaccacggGTATTTTTGCTTTAATTTTTAGCATCAACAGTTATCCTGTGcatttatttttgtttcttgtgttggttttaaataagaaaccccagtgggttttttTCCTCTATCACGCGCCAGCATGGGCCTCTttctccctcccgaggcccatcttcCTCTTTGTTTCCTAGTGAGAGCCCAAGtgcgctccttcttcttctcctaacgGCGTTTCTTCCCCTCGCGCATGCTTTTCGTCAGAGACTCCAGTGAGAGAGCGAGCGACGCCGtgaggctcacggacgtcgaggcccatAGATTCCTCGGCATGCGTGCCCCCTTTGGCCTAGGGTTTCGCGTCCCCCTCCTAGCTCCGCCACTTTtcccctccatctccttcttcctccccaaggtaagaTCTGTGGAGGTAGCAGAGGGTAGAGCAGTGCGCCGCCGTCGTCCGTCATGCGTCCCTCATCTCCGACACCGGCCAGCATGTCAGGGAGCTCGGGGAAggcccccgcgttccattcccgtcatcgGTGAGGCCGGgaagcgaccacaccgacggacAGTTCCTCCTCTCCGACGAGCTCCCGGCGGCCCCatccctgcttcggttctgcaacAGGTCTTCTTCAGTCTTCTTCAGATCGGCTCCGATTCTTCTTTAGGCTGCCTCCTCCGACCGACACCCTCTCCAATCCTTCATGTCGGTGAGCCTAGcaccttcctcccttccccctctgtAGATGCGCCTAGATGCTCGTGGCCGCGCTTCTCTGTTCGGAGATGTGTTCGGCAGATCATGTGtggatgatggtgtggtgttgtGCTCGTCCCGATGCTAGTTGCAGTTGCTCCATCGCGGTTGGAGTAGGTAGCGTAGATGTTCCCCTCTGGCGCAGCAGTGGAATTAGGATGCCTCTCCAGTGAGCGACACTGCCAGCATCTctgtgcagagcagagcagggcaATCTATGCGTATGTGTTTTACCTAGTTTGGTGCCCCTGTTAGTCCAAGTTCCTCAGCACAACAGAGTGGCAGCAGGCGATTTTGCATCTAGCGCGTCGCGGGTTCGAGTCCCAGTGCAGCACCCCTTTTTAATTGTTGTTTTGGGCAGTAGCTCGACACGCAGGTCCTTCTTGCGCTATTCCCCCTTCTCTGTCGTAGAAGGGTTGCTAGCCCAGTGGTTTTAGCTGCTGGTAGTGAGCAGGGACTCTTGGGTTCGAACCCTCCccccattccttttatttttttgttgcatttcTTTTGCCGTGTACTATTGCTTGCTATATTATGCTGCAGCTgcttgagaagcaaggtttgcttgCAAAATGTTATTCCAGCATGTTGCCTAGTCATGGTATTGCTAGTATGTGTAGTGATGATGGTGTAGGCTTTGTGGCATGTTTAGTGTGGTGTTTGTGCATGTGTAGGCCTTGTGTGCAAGTGTAGGTTTGATCTAgcccatgtatgtgtgtgtgtatc
This window encodes:
- the LOC123426373 gene encoding uncharacterized protein LOC123426373, which translates into the protein MLRRVMSKVSNRIEAMEKDTLMVAAAVLDPNTHYVVNLSNIPEFASALTVAIEKIADPDSAALAIYEISAFRECRGRFGQWVAHISAEKMSPTEWWFQFGGDVPNLQKYALRIVSQCVSSSGCERNWSAWALVHTKQRNRLLYGKLHKFVSVRHNLKIRAEEDKDRVRENDKYKEVDPCAMMMNTTMFDEANPMMEWLNEDEEHVILDGSDAASAVFEEIRRLNSSKKSSHLGRKGNGTKRKRVLEEDEDDYIDCDDDEEEDEYIDIDDEDECGDDSASEADGEDSTTRVEKDQPSQDGNEVEERNDGGLLNCRRSRRGKQSTKLKDLTSLYN